Proteins from one Thermobifida alba genomic window:
- a CDS encoding NRDE family protein: MCTAIVGFDPLAPVPLVVAALRDEMVDRPFERPGRHWPQWPHLLGGRDAQAGGTWLAAAPPETGTPRVAAVLNGRLETLTASGRRPVFDSTVPPGVTRRSRGELPLRAAATGRLDLDRTELRAFDPFHLVVADPARAVLLSWDGAELTEQRIAPGVGVVVNTGLDETAPRAVRHRPRFAATRPAPNAAALRAGRTADEIWGEWVRLLDEAAGGAARTDATGAGADDRSSLVARIELPDGRIWATGSITLLALTPTVLRYAFTDAPGDPGAWSLVR, encoded by the coding sequence GTGTGCACCGCCATCGTGGGATTCGATCCCCTCGCCCCCGTGCCGCTCGTGGTCGCCGCGCTGCGCGACGAGATGGTCGACCGCCCCTTCGAACGGCCGGGACGGCACTGGCCGCAGTGGCCGCACCTGCTCGGCGGCCGCGACGCGCAGGCGGGCGGCACCTGGCTGGCGGCCGCACCCCCCGAGACGGGGACGCCGCGCGTCGCCGCGGTGCTCAACGGACGGCTGGAGACGCTGACCGCCTCGGGACGCCGCCCCGTGTTCGACTCCACCGTGCCGCCGGGCGTGACGCGCCGCAGCAGGGGTGAGCTGCCGCTGCGCGCCGCCGCCACCGGGAGGCTCGACCTGGACCGGACCGAACTGCGCGCCTTCGACCCCTTCCACCTGGTCGTGGCCGACCCCGCCCGGGCCGTCCTGCTCAGCTGGGACGGCGCGGAACTGACCGAACAGCGGATCGCCCCCGGGGTCGGCGTCGTGGTCAACACCGGGCTGGACGAGACCGCGCCGCGTGCCGTCCGCCACCGCCCGCGGTTCGCGGCGACCCGCCCCGCCCCGAACGCGGCGGCGCTGCGCGCGGGGCGCACGGCCGACGAGATCTGGGGGGAGTGGGTGCGGCTGCTGGACGAGGCGGCCGGCGGGGCCGCGCGCACCGACGCCACCGGCGCCGGCGCGGACGACCGCTCCTCGCTGGTGGCCCGCATCGAACTGCCCGACGGCCGGATCTGGGCGACCGGTTCGATCACCCTGCTGGCCCTCACCCCCACCGTCCTGCGCTACGCCTTCACCGACGCCCCCGGCGACCCCGGCGCCTGGTCCCTCGTCCGCTGA
- the mshC gene encoding cysteine--1-D-myo-inosityl 2-amino-2-deoxy-alpha-D-glucopyranoside ligase has protein sequence MIMRSWPAPETVALPNRGGPLSVHDTVTGSLRTTTPGATARMYVCGITPYDAAHLGHAFTYLTFDLVNRVWRDAGHAVDYVQNITDVDDPLLERAEATGQDWRALAEREIQVFREDMAALRILPPRAFVGVVESIDLIAEFVTRLRETGAAYEVDGDVYFSAAAAPGFGSVSHLDRGTMLELFAERGGDPGRAGKKDPLDWLLWRAERPGEPAWDSPLGRGRPGWHVECSAISVRELGMGFDLNGGGDDLVFPHHEMGAAEARCATGTHPQAQHYLHVAMVGLDGEKMSKSRGNLVFVSRLREAGADPMAIRLALLAHHYRTAWEWTDEELRTAERRLARWRAAAALETAPDAMPLLARVRAALAADLDTVAALAAVDEWVEAALGGGPGDPAAPALMRDTVDTLLGVALDR, from the coding sequence GTGATCATGCGTTCTTGGCCTGCGCCCGAAACAGTCGCCCTGCCGAACCGCGGCGGGCCGCTCAGCGTCCACGACACCGTCACCGGATCCCTGCGCACCACCACCCCGGGTGCCACCGCGCGGATGTACGTCTGCGGGATCACCCCCTACGACGCCGCCCACCTGGGGCACGCCTTCACCTACCTCACCTTCGACCTGGTCAACCGGGTCTGGCGGGACGCCGGACACGCCGTCGACTACGTGCAGAACATCACCGACGTCGACGACCCGCTGCTGGAGCGGGCCGAGGCCACCGGCCAGGACTGGCGCGCGCTCGCCGAACGGGAGATCCAGGTGTTCCGCGAGGACATGGCGGCGCTGCGGATCCTGCCGCCGCGCGCCTTCGTCGGCGTCGTGGAGTCCATCGACCTCATCGCCGAGTTCGTCACCCGGCTGCGCGAGACGGGGGCCGCCTACGAGGTGGACGGCGACGTCTACTTCTCCGCGGCCGCGGCCCCCGGCTTCGGCAGCGTCTCCCACCTGGACCGCGGCACCATGCTGGAACTGTTCGCCGAACGCGGCGGCGACCCGGGGCGCGCGGGCAAGAAGGACCCGCTGGACTGGCTGCTGTGGCGGGCCGAGCGCCCCGGCGAACCCGCCTGGGACAGCCCCCTGGGCCGCGGCCGTCCCGGCTGGCACGTGGAGTGCAGCGCCATCTCCGTGCGCGAACTGGGCATGGGGTTCGACCTCAACGGCGGTGGCGACGACCTCGTCTTCCCGCACCACGAGATGGGCGCCGCCGAGGCCCGCTGCGCCACCGGGACCCACCCCCAGGCGCAGCACTACCTGCACGTGGCCATGGTCGGACTGGACGGCGAGAAGATGTCCAAGTCGCGCGGCAACCTGGTGTTCGTCTCCAGGCTGCGCGAGGCGGGCGCCGACCCGATGGCGATCCGGCTGGCGCTGCTGGCCCACCACTACCGCACCGCCTGGGAGTGGACCGACGAGGAGCTGCGCACCGCCGAGCGGCGGCTGGCGCGCTGGCGGGCCGCGGCCGCCCTGGAGACCGCGCCCGACGCCATGCCGCTGCTGGCCCGGGTGCGCGCCGCGCTCGCCGCCGACCTGGACACCGTCGCCGCGCTGGCCGCGGTCGACGAGTGGGTCGAGGCGGCCCTGGGCGGAGGCCCGGGCGATCCGGCCGCTCCGGCGCTCATGCGCGACACCGTCGACACCCTGCTGGGCGTGGCCCTCGACCGCTGA